The Haloplanus salinarum genome includes a region encoding these proteins:
- a CDS encoding 4a-hydroxytetrahydrobiopterin dehydratase, translated as MSSLADEPCEACTSDDEPLTSEEYESYLDDLRTDVWEVVDDHHLHAHYEFEDFRDALEFTYEIGELAEEEWHHPDLALAWGEVEVEMWTHKIDGLHKTDFVMAARMDRIYEGYEPAE; from the coding sequence ATGTCCTCACTCGCGGACGAGCCGTGTGAAGCCTGCACCAGCGACGACGAACCCCTGACGAGCGAGGAGTACGAGTCGTATCTGGACGACCTCCGGACGGACGTGTGGGAGGTCGTCGACGACCACCACCTACACGCCCACTACGAGTTCGAGGACTTCAGGGACGCCCTGGAGTTCACCTACGAGATCGGTGAACTCGCCGAGGAGGAGTGGCACCACCCCGACCTCGCGCTCGCGTGGGGCGAAGTCGAGGTGGAGATGTGGACCCACAAGATCGACGGCCTCCACAAGACGGACTTCGTGATGGCCGCACGGATGGACCGTATCTACGAGGGATACGAGCCCGCGGAGTGA
- a CDS encoding helix-turn-helix transcriptional regulator: MWERSSGRVITVVAVALLVVAAVPGIGVLASTERSTPPAQMAPGPTFQQGVDTDSVRLIVGVAPNGSATWTVQYWTRLDDENTTAAFESLQEDIRANPANYSDRFASRMRSTVSAAENSTGREMNASGFAVSAETRTPPQYGVVAYTFQWDGFAAVDGDTLRVGDAIEGLFLDERTRLVVEWPAEYTTARVTPEPDERRTNAVVWRGAETSFVSGEPIIVLEPAPETSAAATATPTAAGGDGAGGDGGPSTAAPDGGPGSLPLLGLGLLVALVGGVAWRYRDRLRDGASGPAVDVDAADGSDAVGAAAGAAGAAPESEREDLLSNEERVLQFVREQGGRVKQQEIVEAFDWTEARTSQIVRDLRDDGSLEGFRLGRENVLKLPDEE; this comes from the coding sequence ATGTGGGAGCGCTCGTCCGGTCGGGTCATTACCGTCGTCGCCGTCGCGCTGCTCGTCGTCGCGGCCGTTCCGGGGATCGGTGTACTCGCGTCCACGGAACGGTCGACGCCGCCGGCCCAGATGGCTCCGGGGCCGACCTTCCAGCAGGGAGTCGACACCGATTCGGTCCGACTGATCGTCGGGGTCGCGCCGAACGGCTCCGCGACCTGGACCGTCCAGTACTGGACCCGCCTCGACGACGAGAACACGACCGCCGCCTTCGAGTCGCTCCAGGAGGACATCCGGGCGAACCCCGCGAACTACTCCGACCGGTTCGCGTCGCGGATGCGTTCGACGGTGTCCGCGGCCGAGAACTCGACCGGTCGCGAGATGAACGCGAGCGGCTTCGCGGTGAGCGCCGAGACGCGGACCCCTCCGCAGTACGGCGTCGTCGCCTACACCTTCCAGTGGGACGGCTTCGCCGCCGTGGATGGCGACACCCTCCGGGTCGGGGACGCCATCGAGGGGCTCTTCCTGGACGAGCGGACCCGCCTCGTCGTGGAGTGGCCCGCGGAGTACACCACCGCCCGGGTGACGCCGGAGCCCGACGAGCGGCGGACCAACGCCGTCGTCTGGCGCGGCGCCGAGACGAGCTTCGTCTCCGGGGAGCCGATCATCGTCCTCGAACCCGCTCCGGAGACATCGGCGGCCGCCACGGCCACCCCGACCGCCGCGGGCGGCGACGGGGCGGGCGGCGACGGCGGCCCGTCGACCGCCGCGCCGGACGGCGGCCCCGGCTCCCTCCCCTTGCTCGGTCTCGGGCTGTTGGTCGCGCTCGTCGGCGGGGTCGCGTGGCGCTACCGCGACCGGCTCCGTGACGGTGCGTCCGGCCCCGCGGTTGACGTCGACGCCGCCGATGGGAGCGACGCCGTCGGAGCCGCCGCCGGAGCCGCCGGAGCCGCCCCCGAGTCGGAGCGGGAGGACCTCCTGAGCAACGAGGAGCGCGTCCTCCAGTTCGTCAGAGAGCAGGGTGGCCGGGTCAAACAACAGGAAATCGTCGAGGCGTTCGACTGGACCGAGGCCCGGACGAGCCAGATCGTCCGCGACCTGCGGGACGACGGATCGCTCGAAGGCTTCCGCCTCGGCCGCGAGAACGTCCTGAAACTTCCGGACGAGGAGTGA
- a CDS encoding spondin domain-containing protein, translating to MSNHASRRRFLAVAGSTTIAALAGCSGGDGGGGSTETESMDGETTESMDGETTESASDPMDGGTTETDSMDEGMESVTVTVRVANVAPTDVYGAETPTGGAVWLTPGVFAVHTGENPVFTPGEPASVGLEALAEAGPPTGFEGETGLLGELRERTGSMGVVAAGAYTPDDTVADPNDPTGEVPGAPPVAPGGAFEFDVEARPGRRLSLASMFVPSNDVFVAPGASGIALWPADGTPVEGDVTAAIDLWDAGTEPNGPPGEGPDQAPAQERPTQGADEDGVVRRLSDVDDGHEYPAASEVVRVTLTPHGAMDDGA from the coding sequence ATGTCGAACCACGCGTCACGACGACGATTCCTCGCGGTCGCGGGAAGCACGACCATCGCGGCGCTCGCCGGGTGTAGCGGCGGCGACGGCGGTGGCGGGAGCACGGAAACCGAATCCATGGACGGCGAAACGACCGAGTCCATGGACGGCGAGACGACCGAGTCCGCGTCCGATCCCATGGACGGAGGGACGACGGAGACCGATTCGATGGACGAGGGGATGGAGTCGGTCACCGTCACCGTCCGGGTGGCGAACGTCGCCCCGACGGACGTCTACGGCGCGGAGACGCCGACGGGCGGGGCCGTCTGGCTCACGCCGGGGGTCTTCGCGGTCCACACGGGCGAGAACCCCGTCTTCACCCCAGGCGAACCGGCGTCGGTCGGCCTCGAAGCGCTGGCCGAGGCCGGGCCACCGACCGGCTTCGAGGGCGAGACCGGTCTCCTGGGCGAACTCCGGGAGCGAACGGGGAGCATGGGCGTCGTCGCCGCGGGGGCGTACACGCCGGACGACACCGTCGCGGACCCGAACGACCCCACCGGCGAGGTGCCCGGCGCGCCGCCGGTCGCACCCGGCGGTGCCTTCGAGTTCGACGTCGAGGCCCGGCCCGGACGCCGGCTCTCCCTGGCGAGCATGTTCGTGCCGTCGAACGACGTGTTCGTCGCGCCGGGAGCGTCGGGTATCGCGCTGTGGCCCGCCGACGGCACCCCGGTCGAGGGCGACGTGACCGCCGCCATCGACCTCTGGGACGCGGGGACCGAACCCAACGGCCCCCCGGGAGAGGGACCGGACCAGGCGCCCGCACAGGAGCGCCCGACGCAGGGCGCGGACGAGGACGGCGTCGTGCGCCGTCTCAGCGACGTAGACGACGGCCACGAGTACCCCGCGGCGAGCGAGGTGGTGCGCGTGACGCTCACGCCACACGGAGCGATGGACGACGGGGCGTAG
- the mutL gene encoding DNA mismatch repair endonuclease MutL, with protein sequence MILPPELSSVSETPTIHALDDATVRRIAAGEVVERPASVVKELLENSLDADASRVTVAVEGGGVEGIRVRDDGVGMTAADLERAVEEHTTSKITGGDDLDQVGTLGFRGEALHTIGAVSRLTIRSRPRSGGRGHELTVEGGTAGEVTPSGCPPGTVVEVADLFYNTPARRKFLKTETTEFDHVNRVVTQYALANPDVATTLEHDGREVFATEGAGDLESTVLAVYGREVASSMIEVDGGRPEPGADPSGPVESVSGLVSHPETTRAGREYLSTFVNGRYVTAGTLREAVLDAYGGQLATDRYPFAVLFVEVPPDAVDVNVHPRKMEVRFDDEAAVREAVTAAVREALLEEGLVRTAAPRGRSAPAETEIDPSSPDREVAGGEAAPDSDSDSDSDSDSDSDSDSDSDSDSDSDSDSDSDSDSDSDSDSDSDSDSDSDSHAGAGSDSDDGSDRDTSPTPDRDAGTAAVPTGTEPADERGSDDVGSDTRSDGTTRASTLDEATADGAVGTGGSEEVTPEPVGDDGVEGTASDPAEPAADRDADADGPWHAGGIRPPSEQRTLDGDRAAPDRDFERLPAMCVLGQYDDTYLVAETADGLALIDQHAADERVNYERLRAQFDGDTTTQVLAEPVEIELTAREAAVFDTYEDAVAQLGFHADRVDDRTVRVTTVPTVVADSVGPTLIRDVLTNFVDDERDAEGTIDEVADDLLADMACHPSITGNTSLTEGSVFDLLSALDDCDNPWACPHGRPVVISFDHDEISDRFERDYPGHD encoded by the coding sequence ATGATCCTTCCTCCCGAGCTATCGAGCGTGAGCGAGACGCCGACCATCCACGCACTGGACGACGCGACGGTCCGACGCATCGCCGCCGGCGAGGTGGTCGAGCGTCCGGCGAGCGTCGTGAAGGAACTGCTCGAGAACAGTCTCGACGCCGACGCCTCGCGCGTGACCGTCGCCGTCGAGGGCGGGGGCGTCGAGGGGATCCGCGTCCGCGACGACGGGGTCGGCATGACCGCCGCGGACTTGGAGCGGGCGGTCGAGGAGCACACGACCAGCAAGATCACGGGGGGCGACGACCTCGACCAAGTGGGCACGCTGGGGTTCCGCGGTGAGGCGCTCCACACCATCGGCGCGGTGTCGCGGCTGACGATCCGGTCGCGCCCCCGGTCGGGCGGGCGCGGGCACGAACTCACCGTCGAGGGCGGGACGGCCGGCGAGGTCACCCCCTCGGGCTGTCCGCCGGGAACGGTCGTCGAGGTCGCGGACCTGTTCTACAACACGCCGGCCCGGCGGAAGTTCCTCAAGACCGAGACGACGGAGTTCGACCACGTCAACCGCGTGGTGACCCAGTACGCCCTCGCCAACCCCGACGTGGCGACGACGCTCGAACACGACGGCCGCGAGGTGTTCGCCACCGAGGGTGCGGGCGACCTCGAATCGACCGTCCTCGCGGTCTACGGCCGCGAGGTGGCGTCGTCGATGATCGAGGTCGACGGGGGGCGACCGGAACCCGGCGCCGACCCGTCGGGCCCCGTCGAATCGGTGTCGGGGCTCGTGAGCCACCCCGAGACGACGCGGGCGGGCCGGGAGTACCTCTCGACGTTCGTCAACGGCCGCTACGTCACCGCGGGGACGCTCCGCGAGGCCGTCCTCGACGCCTACGGCGGCCAACTGGCGACCGACCGCTACCCCTTCGCCGTCCTCTTCGTCGAGGTGCCGCCCGACGCCGTTGACGTGAACGTCCACCCCCGCAAGATGGAGGTGCGGTTCGACGACGAGGCGGCCGTCCGCGAGGCGGTGACGGCGGCCGTCCGCGAGGCGCTGCTTGAGGAGGGGCTGGTCCGGACGGCGGCCCCGCGTGGGCGCTCGGCGCCCGCGGAGACCGAAATCGACCCGTCGTCGCCGGATCGGGAGGTGGCCGGGGGGGAGGCGGCCCCCGATTCCGATTCCGATTCCGATTCCGATTCCGATTCCGATTCCGATTCCGATTCCGATTCCGATTCCGATTCCGATTCCGATTCCGATTCCGATTCCGATTCCGATTCCGATTCCGATTCCGATTCCGATTCCGATTCCGATTCCGATTCCGATTCCCACGCCGGTGCCGGCTCGGACTCCGACGACGGATCCGACCGGGACACGAGCCCGACGCCCGACCGCGACGCGGGGACCGCCGCCGTCCCGACGGGGACCGAACCGGCGGACGAGCGCGGGTCCGACGACGTGGGGAGCGACACCCGCTCGGACGGGACGACCCGAGCGTCGACCCTCGACGAGGCGACGGCGGACGGCGCGGTCGGGACCGGCGGGAGCGAGGAGGTGACGCCGGAACCCGTCGGTGACGACGGTGTCGAGGGAACGGCCAGCGACCCCGCCGAGCCGGCGGCCGACCGCGACGCGGACGCCGACGGCCCGTGGCACGCCGGCGGGATCCGTCCGCCGAGCGAGCAGCGGACGCTCGACGGCGACCGGGCGGCGCCGGACCGCGACTTCGAGCGCCTGCCCGCAATGTGCGTCCTCGGACAGTACGACGACACGTACCTGGTCGCGGAGACGGCCGACGGCCTGGCCCTGATCGACCAGCACGCGGCCGACGAGCGGGTGAACTACGAGCGGCTTCGGGCACAGTTCGACGGCGACACGACCACCCAGGTGTTGGCGGAGCCGGTCGAAATCGAACTGACCGCCCGCGAAGCGGCGGTGTTCGACACCTACGAAGACGCCGTCGCTCAGTTGGGATTCCACGCCGACCGCGTCGACGACCGAACCGTCCGGGTGACGACCGTGCCCACCGTCGTCGCCGACTCGGTCGGCCCGACGCTGATCCGCGACGTTCTGACCAACTTCGTCGACGACGAGCGGGATGCCGAAGGGACGATCGACGAAGTGGCCGACGACCTGCTGGCGGATATGGCGTGTCACCCGTCGATCACGGGCAACACGTCGCTGACGGAGGGGTCGGTGTTCGACCTCCTGTCGGCGCTCGACGACTGTGACAACCCGTGGGCGTGCCCGCACGGCCGGCCGGTGGTGATCTCGTTCGACCACGACGAGATCAGCGACCGGTTCGAGCGGGACTACCCGGGACACGACTGA
- the thiD gene encoding bifunctional hydroxymethylpyrimidine kinase/phosphomethylpyrimidine kinase produces the protein MTRRRAPVSSPVALTVAGSDSGGGAGIQADLKTMEAHGVFATSVVTAVTAQNTLGVERSHVLPVAEIDAQYDAVATDFDLGAVKTGMLATEPVIDLVAERVADADAPAVVDPVMVAASGDRLLDPDAEAAYESLIGEATLVTPNADEAAVLTGVEPTDRERVREAGEELVSMGADAALVKGGHVGDGGTVTDTLVSTLPDGEPTVRRFEHPRIDTDATHGSGCTLSSAVAAHLAHGETLGYAVEAATAFMERAVRYGLDVGEGPGSVHHLAALREAADRHRTMTDVAEVVEAFVDRDVSRLVPEVGMNVVGATEYAERVGETAAVEGRITRTLSGAAPNRGVRLGASSHVARFLLAAREFDPDLRFAVNCRFDDEIEAATGELDGPVTEYDRDAEPADASGTMGWGARRAFGTVDADEPTPVAVLDRGAVGKEAIVKVVAETPERLGERVFTLLDAVDA, from the coding sequence ATGACGCGCCGTCGCGCGCCCGTCTCGTCGCCGGTCGCGCTCACCGTCGCCGGGAGCGACTCGGGCGGCGGCGCGGGCATCCAGGCGGACCTGAAAACCATGGAGGCCCACGGCGTCTTCGCCACCTCGGTCGTCACCGCGGTGACGGCCCAGAACACCCTCGGCGTCGAGCGCTCGCACGTCCTGCCCGTCGCGGAGATCGACGCCCAGTACGACGCCGTCGCCACGGACTTCGACCTCGGGGCGGTGAAGACGGGGATGCTGGCGACCGAACCGGTGATCGACCTGGTGGCCGAGCGGGTGGCCGACGCCGACGCGCCGGCGGTCGTCGACCCGGTGATGGTCGCCGCGAGCGGCGACCGCCTGCTCGATCCGGACGCCGAGGCGGCCTACGAGTCGCTGATCGGCGAGGCGACACTCGTCACGCCGAACGCCGACGAGGCGGCGGTGCTGACGGGCGTCGAGCCGACGGATCGCGAGCGCGTCCGCGAGGCCGGCGAGGAACTGGTGTCGATGGGCGCCGACGCGGCGCTCGTGAAAGGCGGGCACGTCGGCGACGGCGGGACGGTGACGGACACGCTCGTCAGCACGCTCCCGGACGGGGAGCCGACGGTTCGGCGGTTCGAACACCCGCGGATCGACACCGACGCCACCCACGGCTCGGGCTGTACGCTGTCGAGTGCGGTCGCCGCGCACCTCGCCCACGGCGAGACGCTCGGCTACGCCGTCGAGGCGGCGACGGCGTTCATGGAGCGAGCGGTCCGGTACGGCCTCGACGTGGGCGAGGGACCGGGATCGGTCCACCACCTCGCCGCGCTCCGCGAGGCGGCCGACCGCCACCGGACGATGACGGACGTGGCGGAAGTCGTCGAGGCCTTCGTCGATCGGGACGTCTCGCGGCTCGTCCCGGAAGTGGGCATGAACGTCGTTGGGGCTACGGAGTACGCCGAGCGGGTCGGCGAGACGGCCGCCGTCGAGGGGCGGATCACGCGCACGCTCTCGGGCGCCGCGCCGAACCGCGGCGTCAGGCTCGGCGCGTCGAGTCACGTCGCCCGGTTCCTGCTGGCGGCCCGCGAGTTCGACCCCGATCTCCGCTTTGCCGTCAACTGCCGGTTCGACGACGAAATCGAGGCGGCGACGGGCGAGCTGGACGGGCCGGTGACTGAGTACGACCGCGACGCCGAACCCGCGGACGCGAGCGGGACGATGGGCTGGGGCGCCCGGCGGGCGTTCGGCACCGTCGACGCCGACGAACCGACACCGGTCGCCGTCCTCGACCGGGGTGCCGTCGGCAAGGAGGCCATCGTGAAGGTCGTCGCCGAGACGCCCGAACGGCTGGGCGAGCGCGTGTTCACGCTGCTGGACGCCGTCGACGCGTAG
- a CDS encoding NAD(P)/FAD-dependent oxidoreductase, translating into MASVIVVGGGPAGLSAALFTAKNGLDTTVFDTDETWMHKAHLFNYPGIGSIGGSEFMGVARQQADDFGVDRQQGAEVTDVEDGDGGFTVTADGEEHEADYLVLATGADRSLAGDLGCATDDDGVIEVGVEMETSVADAYATGAMVRAEEWQAVIAAGDGAAAGLNILSKEKGEHYHDFDVPADATETFGAMADDEA; encoded by the coding sequence ATGGCGTCAGTCATCGTCGTCGGCGGCGGTCCCGCCGGCCTGAGTGCGGCACTGTTCACGGCGAAGAACGGCCTCGACACGACGGTGTTCGACACCGACGAGACCTGGATGCACAAGGCCCACCTGTTCAACTACCCCGGGATCGGTTCCATCGGTGGATCGGAGTTCATGGGCGTCGCGCGACAGCAGGCCGACGACTTCGGCGTCGACCGGCAGCAGGGCGCGGAAGTGACCGACGTCGAGGACGGCGACGGGGGCTTCACCGTGACGGCCGACGGGGAGGAACACGAGGCGGACTACCTCGTTCTGGCGACGGGAGCCGACCGGAGCCTCGCCGGGGACCTCGGCTGTGCGACGGACGACGACGGCGTGATCGAGGTCGGGGTGGAGATGGAGACGAGCGTCGCCGACGCCTACGCGACGGGCGCGATGGTCCGGGCCGAGGAGTGGCAGGCGGTCATCGCGGCGGGCGACGGCGCGGCGGCGGGGCTGAACATCCTGAGCAAGGAGAAGGGCGAACATTACCACGACTTCGACGTGCCCGCGGACGCGACGGAGACGTTCGGCGCGATGGCCGACGACGAGGCCTGA
- the mutS gene encoding DNA mismatch repair protein MutS: MTADGIVGEFLALKAETDADLLAMQCGDFYEFFAEDAEFVGDELDLKVSEKSSHGSTYPMAGVPVDDLTPYLKALVERGYRVAVADQYETDDGHAREITRVVTPGTLLETTDPTARFLAAVVAVDGRYGLALADVTTGEFLVTTTDAAAEVRAELHRFDPAEVLPGPTVRDDDSLPNGVGTDAPVIEYDDAAFAPGRADRRLREHFGEGVLDSVGLTDRAGVAAAGAVLAYVDETGVGVLDALTRLGTYDTGDHLDLDATTQRNLELTETMHGEREGSLLATVDHTVTSAGGRRLREWLTRPRRDRDVIDRRLDSVAAFAEAALARDRVREVLDDAYDLERLAARATSGSADATDLLSIRDTLDTLPALADAVADSRLAESPLPGIVDRPDRETAASLRAELDAALAPDPPGTVTEGGLFRRGYDDELDDLIDRYEEARGWLDGLADREKARTGITHLQVDRNKTDGYYIQVGNSETDAVPEEYREIKTLKNSKRYTTDELAEREREVLRLEEARGDLEYELFGELRDRVAGHAELLQDVGRMLATVDALASLATHAASQDWTRPEVVEPGPLVVEAGRHPVVETTTDFVPNDLHLDSDRGFLLVTGPNMSGKSTYMRQAALIVLLAQAGSFVPARTATVGVVDGIYTRVGALDELAGGRSTFMVEMEELSNILHSATEESLVVLDEVGRGTATYDGISIAWATTEYIHNEVGCKCLFATHYHELTALADHLPRVENVHVAVAGDDDEDGDITFLRTVEEGPTDRSYGVHVAELAGVPAPVVDRSRDVLDRLREDRAIEARGAGTGDGGTTQAVFDLGSGDFRTDGTAAADDAATLDPTTETVLAELRETSVAETSPVDLMTRVREWQDRLDDGD; encoded by the coding sequence ATGACCGCCGATGGTATCGTCGGGGAGTTCCTCGCCCTGAAGGCGGAGACCGACGCCGACCTGCTGGCGATGCAGTGTGGCGACTTCTACGAGTTCTTCGCGGAGGACGCGGAGTTCGTCGGGGACGAACTCGACCTGAAAGTCTCGGAGAAGTCCTCGCACGGCTCGACGTATCCGATGGCGGGAGTGCCGGTCGACGACCTCACGCCCTACCTGAAGGCGCTCGTCGAGCGTGGCTACCGCGTCGCCGTCGCCGACCAGTACGAGACCGATGACGGCCACGCCCGCGAGATAACGCGGGTCGTCACCCCCGGAACGCTGCTGGAGACGACGGATCCCACCGCCCGGTTCCTGGCGGCCGTCGTCGCCGTCGACGGCCGCTACGGGCTCGCGCTCGCTGACGTGACGACGGGCGAGTTCCTCGTGACGACGACGGACGCGGCCGCGGAGGTGCGTGCCGAACTCCACCGGTTCGACCCCGCGGAGGTGTTGCCGGGGCCGACCGTCCGCGACGACGACTCCCTCCCGAACGGGGTGGGGACCGACGCCCCGGTGATCGAGTACGACGACGCGGCGTTCGCCCCGGGGCGGGCCGACCGGCGACTGCGCGAGCACTTCGGGGAGGGCGTCCTCGACAGCGTCGGCCTGACGGATCGGGCGGGCGTCGCCGCCGCGGGCGCCGTCCTCGCGTACGTCGACGAGACGGGGGTGGGCGTCCTCGACGCGCTGACGCGGCTGGGAACCTACGACACCGGCGACCACCTCGACCTGGACGCGACGACACAGCGCAACCTCGAACTCACGGAGACGATGCACGGGGAGCGCGAGGGGTCGCTCCTGGCGACGGTCGATCACACGGTCACGAGCGCCGGCGGGCGTCGCCTCCGGGAGTGGCTCACCCGGCCCCGGCGCGACCGGGACGTGATCGACAGACGGCTCGACAGCGTGGCGGCGTTCGCCGAGGCGGCGCTCGCCCGTGACCGGGTTCGGGAGGTGCTGGACGACGCCTACGACCTCGAACGCCTGGCGGCGCGGGCGACGAGCGGGAGCGCGGACGCGACGGACCTGCTCTCGATCCGGGACACCCTCGATACCCTCCCCGCGCTCGCCGACGCAGTCGCGGACTCCCGGCTCGCGGAGTCGCCGCTGCCGGGGATCGTCGATCGCCCGGATCGGGAGACTGCGGCGTCGCTCCGGGCGGAACTCGACGCCGCGCTCGCGCCCGACCCGCCGGGGACGGTCACCGAGGGCGGCCTCTTTCGCCGCGGCTACGACGACGAACTCGACGACCTGATCGACCGGTACGAGGAGGCCCGAGGATGGCTCGACGGTCTCGCCGACCGCGAGAAGGCCCGGACCGGGATCACCCACCTGCAGGTCGACCGCAACAAGACCGACGGCTACTACATCCAGGTGGGGAACTCGGAAACCGACGCCGTCCCCGAGGAGTATCGGGAGATCAAGACGCTGAAGAACTCGAAGCGGTACACCACCGACGAGTTGGCCGAGCGGGAACGCGAGGTGTTGCGACTGGAGGAGGCCCGCGGCGACCTGGAGTACGAACTCTTCGGCGAACTCCGCGACCGGGTGGCGGGCCACGCCGAACTCCTGCAGGACGTGGGGCGGATGCTGGCGACGGTGGACGCCCTCGCCTCGCTCGCGACCCACGCGGCGAGCCAGGACTGGACGCGCCCCGAGGTGGTCGAACCCGGGCCGCTCGTCGTCGAGGCCGGCCGCCACCCGGTCGTCGAGACGACGACCGACTTCGTCCCCAACGACCTCCACCTCGATTCGGACCGCGGGTTCCTGCTCGTCACCGGGCCGAACATGAGCGGCAAGTCGACGTACATGCGCCAGGCGGCGCTGATCGTCCTGCTGGCGCAGGCGGGGAGTTTCGTCCCCGCGCGGACCGCGACGGTGGGCGTCGTCGACGGCATCTACACCCGCGTCGGCGCCCTCGACGAACTCGCGGGCGGCCGGTCGACCTTCATGGTCGAGATGGAGGAGTTGAGCAACATCCTCCACTCGGCGACCGAGGAGTCGCTGGTCGTCCTCGACGAGGTGGGCCGCGGGACGGCGACCTACGACGGCATCTCCATCGCGTGGGCGACGACGGAGTATATCCACAACGAGGTGGGCTGTAAGTGCCTCTTCGCCACCCACTACCACGAACTGACGGCGCTCGCCGACCACCTCCCGCGGGTCGAGAACGTCCACGTCGCCGTCGCGGGCGACGACGACGAGGACGGCGACATCACGTTCCTCCGGACGGTCGAGGAGGGGCCGACCGACCGGAGCTACGGCGTCCACGTCGCGGAACTGGCGGGCGTGCCCGCTCCGGTCGTCGACCGATCCCGGGACGTGCTCGACCGCCTGCGCGAGGACCGGGCCATCGAGGCCCGCGGGGCCGGGACGGGCGACGGGGGGACCACGCAGGCCGTCTTCGACCTCGGATCCGGCGACTTCCGGACCGACGGGACGGCGGCGGCGGACGACGCGGCGACGCTCGATCCGACCACTGAGACGGTCCTCGCGGAACTGCGGGAGACGAGCGTCGCGGAGACGTCGCCGGTCGACCTCATGACGCGGGTCCGCGAGTGGCAGGACCGACTCGACGACGGCGACTGA
- a CDS encoding FKBP-type peptidyl-prolyl cis-trans isomerase, producing MTISTGDSVTIAYTGRLDDGTVFDTTDESVAEEAGLLDEQPDREFEPLTVEVGEGNLIEGMEQGLLGLEAGDSETITVPPEEAYGEADGDSVREFEPAQFEEMVGQEPAEGLQVRAQGGAVGTVVDVSADTVSVDFEHPLAGETLTFEIDVLDVE from the coding sequence ATGACGATTTCTACCGGCGATTCGGTCACCATCGCGTACACCGGCCGTCTCGACGACGGGACGGTCTTCGACACCACCGACGAATCGGTCGCCGAGGAGGCCGGCCTCCTCGACGAGCAGCCCGACCGCGAGTTCGAACCGCTCACCGTCGAGGTCGGGGAGGGCAACCTCATCGAGGGGATGGAGCAGGGACTGCTCGGCCTCGAAGCGGGCGACTCCGAGACCATCACGGTCCCGCCGGAGGAGGCCTACGGCGAGGCCGACGGCGACAGCGTCCGCGAGTTCGAACCCGCGCAGTTCGAGGAGATGGTGGGCCAAGAGCCCGCCGAAGGACTCCAGGTTCGCGCACAGGGCGGCGCGGTCGGCACCGTCGTCGACGTGAGCGCCGACACCGTCAGCGTGGACTTCGAACATCCGCTGGCCGGCGAGACGCTGACCTTCGAGATCGACGTCCTCGACGTCGAATAG